A genomic window from Quercus lobata isolate SW786 chromosome 10, ValleyOak3.0 Primary Assembly, whole genome shotgun sequence includes:
- the LOC115965175 gene encoding uncharacterized protein LOC115965175, whose translation MVRKKDRFWSYVEELDGRFKCNFCRRDFAGGAYRIKYHLAGVKGHAIDICTSVPEDVKKEAYLAIGGINKKLNSASSSSNAKESKTTLCSISKDLCQATNSKMCGKKDKSVVDKLLAQLIMVNNISFDVVQTTSFIRFVQGVADYGPEYKLPSNLTLQRKLIPNLMVKVEEYIRRIKNSWSVTGCTLMSSIWSDVDQRAFINVSAYSPSGAIFLNSFEVSRAKITTLYIKDIISSIIDDIGSDKVVQLIIDYTTNFESIGDMLIGKYPRLYITRCAAYGIQMLLKDICEEVDWVKKIVRDAKSIVSYMYKDSIVLSLMAEYTNHKELKHPCTSRFSSGFLMLQSILNVQDELQLLVASSKWKKLNHNERGTSQMVASIIQSIEFWSQGKEALLVLEPLVRVLQLVDSDWSTAGYLYEAMEMEKEAIKQQCASNQDKYMQIWELVNRRCIENIIHPIHAAATFLNPSYMCSEKFVESSEIKDGISFILENLVGIEEREDFMKQVQLYRNKVPSLFTITAKTMLKTSHPRIWWDFCGDRLPVLQKYAIRILSQPCSSSLCKHNWNAYEVTQTKTNMLTSEMLDNLVYLRMNSMMMEKFDTGESRNLEPIYLDKLNELHEYVDDEHFWDDDTFSGVVEKVIDD comes from the exons atggttagAAAAAAAGATCGATTTTGGAGCTATGTTGAAGAACTAGATGGCCGTTTCAAATGTAACTTTTGTCGGCGTGATTTTGCTGGGGGTGCTTATAGGATTAAATATCACTTGGCTGGTGTAAAAGGTCATGCTATAGATATTTGTACAAGTGTGCCTGAAGATGTTAAAAAAGAAGCTTATCTAGCAATTGGAGGGATTAACAAAAAACTTAATAGTGCATCAAGTTCAAGCAATGCTAAAGAGAGTAAAACCACTTTGTGTTCAATATCGAAAGATTTGTGCCAAGCTACCAATTCAAAGATGTGCGGTAAAAAAGATAAGAGTGTAGTGGACAAATTGCTTGCACAACTTATTATGGTAAATAACATATCATTTGATGTTGTTCAAACAACATCCTTTATTCGCTTTGTGCAAGGCGTTGCTGATTATGGTCCTGAATATAAGTTACCTTCTAATTTGACTCTCCAAAGGAAGTTAATACCAAATTTGATGGTCAAAGTTGAAGAGTATATTAGGAGAATTAAGAATTCTTGGTCAGTAACCGGTTGTACTCTTATGTCAAGCATATGGAGTGATGTGGATCAAAGAGCATTTATCAATGTTAGTGCATATTCTCCTAGTGGAgcaatatttttgaattcatttgAAGTTTCAAGGGCTAAAATAACAACACTATATATTAAAGACATTATCTCTTCAATAATTGATGATATTGGGTCTGATAAAGTTGTTCAATTGATCATTGATTATACTACAAATTTTGAGTCCATTGGAGACATGCTTATTGGCAAGTACCCTCGGTTGTACATAACCCGATGTGCTGCTTATGGCATTCAAATGCTTTTGAAGGATATATGCGAAGAAGTTGATTGGGTGAAGAAGATAGTTAGAGATGCAAAATCAATTGTTTCATACATGTATAAGGATAGTATCGTTTTGTCACTCATGGCAGAGTACACAAACCATAAGGAATTGAAACATCCTTGTACAAGTAGGTTTTCCTCTGGTTTCTTGATGCTTCAATCTATTTTGAATGTTCAAGATGAATTGCAGTTACTTGTTGCATCTTCTAAGTGGAAAAAATTGAATCATAACGAAAGGGGAACTAGTCAAATGGTTGCTAGTATTATCCAAAGTATAGAATTTTGGAGTCAAGGGAAAGAGGCGTTACTTGTTTTGGAACCTTTGGTTCGAGTTCTTCAATTGGTCGATAGTGATTGGTCAACAGCAGGATACTTATATGAAGCAAtggaaatggaaaaagaagCAATTAAGCAACAATGTGCCAGCAATCAAGACAAATATATGCAGATATGGGAGTTGGTTAATCGTAGGTGTATTGAGAATATAATACACCCAATTCATGCTGCTGCGACATTTCTAAATCCATCTTACATGTGTAGTGAGAAATTTGTAGAGAGCAGTGAGATAAAAGATGGTATAAGTTTCATTTTGGAGAATTTGGTGGGTATTGAAGAAAGGGAAGATTTCATGAAACAAGTGCAACTTTATCGTAATAAAGTACCAAGCTTGTTTACAATTACAGCGAAGACAATGTTGAAAACATCTCATCCTA GAATATGGTGGGATTTCTGTGGAGACCGTCTTCCTGTCTTACAAAAGTATGCCATTCGAATTTTGAGTCAACCTTGTAGTTCTTCCTTGTGTAAGCATAATTGGAATGCATACGaggtaacacaaacaaagacAAATATGTTGACATCTGAGAtgttggataatttggtgtATTTAAGAATGAACTCAATGATGATGGagaaatttgacacaggtgaatCTCGAAATTTGGAGCCAATTTATCTTGACAAACTTAATGAGCTTCATGAATATGTTGATGATGAACATTTTTGGGATGATGATACATTCAGTGGAGTAGTTGAAAAGGTTATTGATGACTAA